The genomic region ATCAAGACGAGCAAGTgcaatttattgatataaaaaaaaaatactacaaCAAATATAATAGTTGTATAATTTTAATGTGTTTTAAATTTATATGAGTTAGTTAGAAATACTTTGTACATGATACAAAAAATTTTGTGGAGGCTCTTCGaataaaaaagttaaattttttaaatctaACTGAGATTAGTTATatcatttaaatttattttgagGTTACATTAATTTTCACTTTAATATGTAACTTAGTTTTTGTATACTTTTTAATGTGTTTCAAGTAAATATTATTTAGTTGATCTAACTTTTAAagaatttttaagattttatcgTCATACAAATTATCATATTCCACAATTTAGACTAGtaccaaattttaaattaaaccaTGAAAAATTTAACTATTGTCATTCAAGTTTAAGGACAAGACTTTTAGAGTATGCAAAGTAagatagaatatactataaaggAAAAAGCTCAGTATACAAGCGATTAGGGCTTGTAACTATTACAAGTTCATTAACGCCTAATCCACTAAAACGCGTTGCAACTCCTACGTCACTTACACGCGCTATACAAAGATCCCGCGTTTgtataactaccaaatttaaaagatttgtttccttctttgttttccttctttccaaatttcatcgttcttcttctcgcgcgtcttcccctggtttttcgatcgttcttttcttctcctttctcattGGTTTGTTCTTCGTCATTGACGTTAGTTCTTCTATCTGTAACTCCAGCTTCGTTTTCTTTTCGATtttctggtttctgaaatcaaagtttgaactcgttttgaagataatagaTGATTCAACCttagattgtcagctgaatcagggcgaagtggagcacaaataggaaggaaaacgagattaagaatcaattgattacatgtagcaaagaggaaaaatgaaaccctaatagcaaagactcatttgataggaattggaatgattttctgctaaattttggtcttgtggacaacaagtggctttcaggtagtgttgggttaaaatctgcagcagaggtgtaaatttaattttttatcgggtgtatttatagtctgtgtttgggtgtattatgcagatctctatgcagaccgtcatatatgggttccaatctatttGGAATTTTGGATCaccacttcatattatagtacctgtaaatcagacattttgaatacaccagagagagtttaattaattttggtcttgtggacaacaaatggctttcaggtagtgttgggttaaaatttgcagtagaggtgtaaatttaattttttatcgggtgtatttatagtctgtgtttgggtgtattatgcagatctctatgcagaccgtcatatatgAGTTTCAATCTATCTAGATCaccacttcatattatagtacctataaatcagacattttgaatacaccagagagagtttaattaattttggtcttgtggacaacaagtggctttctggtagtgttgggttaaaatctgcagcagaggtgtaaatttaattttttatcgggtgtatttatagtctgtgtttgggtgtattatgcagatctctatgcagaccgttatatatgggttccaatctatctggatcaccacttcatattatagtacctgtaaatcagacattttgaatacaccagagagagtttaattatggaaaaaaaatttacttataaTTGGATCAAATATATTTACACCATGTGTTCAATTTCTTACAAGAGTATATAACAGTTACATTAATCAGTGACAATATCattagaatctatctgacaaaATGGATTCAATAACAATGAGGATGGCCTGGACAGTCTTATTGCATCACTTCTCCTCGCTCATATTTCTGAATTTCTCACTCAACAGATGGGTTGCACACTTTAGGTCCTTgatttgctgtaaacaaagcaaaattagagttagatatatttctattatgaAAAACTGATTTGATCGAAGatatatatttgttcttacatttttttcagcttggtttctgcctgccattttttctgaaatgaaaaatacacccatagatatcagtaagatacacccatagatatgagtcagatacacccatagatatcagtcagatatcactcaaatacacccaaatgattacaaaaatacacccaaaggattacagaaaatacacccaaacggttacaagaATTCACCCAaaccaaaattcgttgaagtacatcttatgcataattcagaactctttctctttctcctcctcatcttctgctgcttcttcttcttcaaaaacgattttaccatgaaaaatcgaaaaaaaaaagagaaaatagagagaaaagacgtaaatgaagaagaagaaaatgaggaaaacgaggaagaagaacgtgcagaaacgaaagaaaaggagaagaagaagagtaagaggaagaagaacgtgcagcaagaagaagaaaaagaattttagaaaccatgaaaatcgaaaaaaaaacgaagaagaagaagaagaagaagaagaggaagaggaagaggaagaggaagaggaagaggaagaagaagaagaagagaaaaagaagaagaagaagacgaagaggaaCCGTTTGAGTGGGGCGCGTGTAGTTACGCTCCATTCAAAATGAGTTAATGCGCGTGTTAATGAAGTTTTGGCTGataacttgtaaaacttgtacggcctttttacttgtatgtgtagcaggcccctACTATAAAATGTGCTATTAAAAGCCAAATTTAAAACACAATGTGATATCATTATTACATGTTTTATCCTTCATAATTTTTTAGAAGAATGATAGATTCTAGTGacataaatattttacaaaaatttaaagatattgtTTCATTACAAACCAACAAAGATGATGCTACTACTATAAATAATAGattaataatttctgaaattaatgaatgaaaaaaattaatacaaaaagaTGTTCGGacaatgtaaaaaataaaaaacattataAAAGATCAATTATCATATCAAATGAATTAGTATagttaattcttttttttattattattaataaattattttcNNNNNNNNNNNNNNNNNNNNNNNNNNNNNNNNNNNNNNNNNNNNNNNNNNNNNNNATCCATAAGTGTGTTTTATAcaaaattttttgtaaaaaaaagactgaaaaagacaaagagatagatgatgtatgcatgcattttttttttcactaataAACTTGTACTAATTTAATTGAACGTAATTACAAAAATACTTATACATATACACTTGTAAAAATATAGAAATGTTGTTGTTTTCGAGGAGAATTTTGTTTTTTTGTGTTcttaaaaagttttttttttttttctgaaaatttgTTAGCGAGACCTAAAATATAATACTGAAACAGATTTTCTCtgtttaagaataattattttattcaccTTTTTGAAGTTTAAAATATTTGTCTTATTTATAATATTGAAGTtgtattaaattatttttcaatttttactaTTAATCATTCACTAAATTGTCTTTTTGTTtcatttaatttatgtttttatataacacaaattttgaaaatgatggtttttttttgttttcttcaagATTTTATGAAGTAcaaagtgaaaaatagaatatGAAAATAAACAACCGATTACGCACTAATATGCCTTTTTGTGTCATTTAGTTTATGTTTTTCTAAgaacatgaattttgaaattgaaaatctAAATAAAGAATCATTtgcattagtttttttttttttttctaaaaaagatTTTATGAAGTACGAAGGAAAATtagaagataaaaaattaaaaacaaacaaaataattttattattattttcattatatcttaataaaattttggaaacataacatataaaaaaaatacaaaaaaacttGTTCATACTTCCTATAAGACTAAATCAAACAAACAACGACCTTGTCAGAAATCTGGCGATACCATCTAAAAGACATTTTCGTGCTTATCTTAATGGATAAGTAATTGTTAAACGGGACGATATTTGCAGCGAGTCAATCTGAATTTTCTTTATTTGTCTAGCAAAAGATATATATAGAACTAACATGAATGTCAAAATCTATCTTATTTAAGTTCTGTGATTTTCTACCATAATTAGCAACTAAGAACCGTCAAGCAACATATAGTTTCTTTTTCGACAAGATAACCACCAGGTGTATTTGATTAAATAGGTAAGAGAGTAAATTAAAGGGTGAAATTGGTttctataattttataatttctgaaatttataataaattaatttaatcattATNNNNNNNNNNNNNNNNNNNNNNNNNNNNNNNNNNNNNNNNNNNNNNNNNNNNNNNNNNNTTTCGTCACATTAAGAAATGAAAATAGTAccacataaaataaaaatttctgaaaaaaaaaggcTAAGGATACAAGGGCCACAATAATTGAACCCGTGAGAAGTTGGGAGAGTGAGAAAAGTAAGCGAGTGGGGGTGGAAGAACGCCAAAAGTGGGTCAGACAAGTGTTTGTCCATAGCACGCAGATTTTGGTTGTGACAGCAAAGCTTTCCTTTTAGTGTTTTTGTAttcttattattatattatatgtaCTTTCAAAAATGCTGTAGAAATTTCTTCATTCATGTATAATTTCATCTTCCTCTTCTGGATTCATCCACTTTCACTTTCTCTCTTATCTCCTATTCTCCCATTTGTTAGACTTTAGGTGGCTTCATCAAAAACATAAACGGTTGAACCAATCTTACAGGATTCtacaaaatttatttatttattttgaattaacATGTAACTATATTCTTTTTAAAGTGTTATAGATAAGTATTTATATTatacaaaatatataataaaatatcattGAATCTTAAtgtatttccaaaaaaaaaaaagaatNNNNNNNNNNNNNNNNNNNNNNNNNNNNNNNNNNNNNNNNNNNNNNNNNNNNNNNNNNNNNNNNNNNNNNNNNNNNNNNNNNNNNNNNNNNNNNNNNNNNNNNNNNNNNNNNNNNNNNNNNNNNNNNNNNNNNNNNNNNNNNNNNNNNNNNNNNNNNNNNNNNNNNNNNNNNNNNNNNNNNNNNNNNNNNNNNNNNNNNNNNNNNNNNNNNNNNNNNNNNNNNNNNNNNNNNNNNNNNNNNNNNNNNNNNNNNNNNNNNNNNNNNNNNNNNNNNNNNNNNNNNNNNNNNNNNNNNNNNNNNNNNNNNNNNNNNNNNNNNNNNNNNNNNNNNNNNNNNNNNNNNNNNNNNNNNNNNNNNNNNNNNNNNNNNNNNNNNNNNNNNNNNNNNNNNNNNNNNNNNNNNNNNAACAATTAggttaatgatttcaaaattcataaaaagTTATTAGTTTAGTCAAAAGATAAGTTctaatattatttataattaagtgATGTTAATTTCTCACCAAACTagttaaacaataaaattttaaaatgtcaAGCCTAACAACAAGAAGCACCAGTGGTCTAGTGGTAGAATAGTACCCTGCCACGGTACAGACCCGGGTTCGATTCCCGGCTGGTGcattcattttttctttattgttttttcCCCCTTCCAACCCAACAAACTTACCATAGGAGAATTTTCAGTTTTTCACCAAACAGCAACACTCACATCCAAGGGCAGTATCTGAaatgtatatatattatatttggaACCTACTTACAATAAAAATCTATGTAAAAGAAAATCAAGATGATCCTCAAGAACAAACAtaccatgctttttttttttcttttacataaTCTCAACCCTTTTAGTAAACTAGTGTAACTCAGAACCTATCTACACAAATACCATTTCTTATAACCTCATATGCCTCTCTACTCCTTGTTCTCTTTAGGCCAGCACTCACGTAGAGTTTCGATTCGTCGGTCCAAACCATGGTAAGCTTAACCCAGATAATTACTTTTGTCTTCATTCCCTCTATCTCAGCTAGTTTTCCTTTTCCAAGTTGACCAATCACCGTGGTGGAGAATCGCATGACTGTTTGATCCCTGTAACCGACCTCACATACTTGAGGAATGTTAACAACTAGTTTTCCTGTCTCTGGATTGAACTCATAGTTTGTTGCATCTTTAGGGAAGAGTCCACTTGGTAGATCATACTCCTTTAGCAATTCCGGCAATGGCTTTTGAACCGATCCTGTGGAAGCAATGTTATCAAAATAGAAATCAGGAATCTTAAATTGAATTTCTGCAGCATCAATGGGAATAGTAGACATATATATTCTAAATCTATGCAACAATGTTCTGAAGAATACCAATAGTGCTATGTCAAATAGAACCATCTGATGTCGAAAACTAGAATCACCTTTATATCTAATAGGATCTCGAAAAAATTGACATACTTTTTGTGAAAATCAGATTGTAAACAAGTGCAGAATTAGACATCAAAATCAAAATATTGGACTATTGGTGGTTATCAAGTGTATATGATTAATGTCAAACAAGTAAAGAGTTACAAACCTTTTACTTTGT from Arachis ipaensis cultivar K30076 chromosome B02, Araip1.1, whole genome shotgun sequence harbors:
- the LOC107628485 gene encoding uncharacterized protein At5g01610; its protein translation is MDAIAGKVGSYWFNQKAKGELSSVGNDINSLQSSIEGGAKWLVNKVKGSVQKPLPELLKEYDLPSGLFPKDATNYEFNPETGKLVVNIPQVCEVGYRDQTVMRFSTTVIGQLGKGKLAEIEGMKTKVIIWVKLTMVWTDESKLYVSAGLKRTRSREAYEVIRNGICVDRF